The Phyllopteryx taeniolatus isolate TA_2022b chromosome 9, UOR_Ptae_1.2, whole genome shotgun sequence genome contains a region encoding:
- the g0s2 gene encoding G0/G1 switch protein 2, translating into MIKMSLSSTTSTTTLQKQCPDTSCISSGEPLEMESMQELILFAKEMLSQKPSRRLLKVYLMGSVFAVLGTFVGLVEMVSHPFSSGEPMDAEMLLLMSQEQRTVATVTQCNVKVSVKKEDQEQDTIKMMTDMTFSKVQGQRSLSHRLHASGS; encoded by the coding sequence cTCCAAAAACAGTGTCCGGACACCTCTTGCATATCATCTGGAGAGCCACTGGAAATGGAAAGCATGCAAGAGTTGATACTCTTCGCCAAAGAGATGCTCAGTCAGAAACCCAGTCGGCGTCTGCTCAAGGTCTACTTAATGGGCTCTGTGTTTGCAGTACTGGGGACTTTCGTCGGACTGGTCGAGATGGTGTCTCATCCGTTCTCTTCAGGAGAGCCAATGGACGCAGAGATGCTCCTTCTGATGTCTCAGGAGCAGAGAACTGTTGCCACCGTGACACAATGCAATGTCAAGGTGTCGGTGAAAAAGGAGGACCAGGAGCAGGACACAATCAAGATGATGACTGACATGACTTTCTCCAAGGTCCAAGGTCAAAGAAGCTTGTCCCATCGGCTCCATGCTTCGGGAAGCTGA